The following are from one region of the Sandaracinus amylolyticus genome:
- a CDS encoding serine/threonine-protein kinase: MKSCPQCAAPGEEADRFCSACGHNLERDDPSSPGDPMVGRTIAGGYLIQELIGVGGMGRVYKGVQNMLGRTVAVKVIHPHLLGDEQTVARFYNEARAASRLNHPESVGIIDFGRTDDGILYLVMEYLAGKDLATVLAEEGPLPFKRICRILRKVLAALGEAHALGVVHRDLKPENIIVQKGRKGDEVVKVVDFGLATIVGPGSSSITSPGLVCGTPDYMSPEQGRGDELDGRSDLYSMGVLLFEMLTDRLPYTDDTPTKVVLRHIHDPVPDPRVIAPQRRIPDQLAELTIRSLAKAPGKRFQSADEMDDAVRRAEESLETRHVSMIECPTCGHMNPMTVRFCGECGTRLTGIVTIPPSARPDRAGTQAPPQPAPARGSVQPAATRRPLVGRDAELAQLANLRTLVTERPVWMRVLGEPGVGKTRLLSELALLASGSGDQVVMSGPHPSGAPAPYFAVRTLIAGLLDVDESRLPELATGGLISDPLARAGIAEIVESKGLPGLPGVPRAGAVAAALAAAVRVAASRARSGIVVLVIDDLTRCDTLSRLALTRLVDLVAPTPTLIVTSGAAIREPSPHPQAMSLVLRGLDNEEAQDFLNGTVSAPRPVSRERSTEPTQRLLLPLYLEQVRALGKDGHDETLPPRLADAVMARLERLDLPSRRLLQAVSVLGDSCPIEWLREVAQAGDLAAIETLTRLGLLFTISDRVEVVHPFVRDLVEASIPAEARKELHARALQVAAGNGAVLEVRAEHAFKAGEPMSALLLLERMGDAAMLRGDAMAATLAFRRGLDLARRELLLSGDLSLDRALVTFSRKLGEALEAHGDLAGADGVLREALELAGPRNKERARMLLVLGRVAIKRERRRDAQRLLGQAIESATANDDPRCEAEVQLNLARLRREEGDAVAAANTFRKACELLATDKSADRESALASSQLEYAETLVEIGDADLASQHLDSALRHARASGATAVAARATGVLGTLRELAGELAQAASLYRDAAGLAQEAGDAEAAARWNAAADAA, from the coding sequence GTGAAGTCGTGCCCCCAGTGCGCAGCTCCGGGCGAGGAAGCGGACCGCTTCTGCTCGGCTTGTGGGCACAATCTCGAGCGCGACGATCCCAGCTCTCCCGGCGATCCGATGGTCGGCCGCACCATCGCGGGCGGCTATCTGATCCAGGAGCTGATCGGCGTCGGCGGCATGGGGCGCGTCTACAAGGGCGTCCAGAACATGCTCGGACGCACCGTCGCGGTGAAGGTGATCCATCCGCACCTGCTCGGCGACGAGCAGACGGTCGCGCGCTTCTACAACGAGGCGCGCGCGGCGAGCCGCCTGAACCACCCCGAGAGCGTCGGCATCATCGACTTCGGTCGCACCGACGACGGGATCCTCTACCTCGTGATGGAGTACCTCGCGGGCAAGGATCTCGCGACGGTGCTCGCGGAGGAGGGCCCGCTCCCGTTCAAGCGCATCTGCCGCATCCTGCGCAAGGTCCTCGCCGCGCTCGGCGAAGCGCACGCGCTCGGCGTGGTGCACCGCGATCTCAAGCCCGAGAACATCATCGTCCAGAAGGGCCGCAAGGGCGACGAGGTCGTGAAGGTCGTCGACTTCGGTCTCGCGACGATCGTCGGCCCCGGCTCGTCGTCGATCACGTCGCCGGGGCTGGTGTGCGGCACGCCCGACTACATGAGCCCGGAGCAGGGCCGCGGGGACGAGCTCGACGGGCGCAGCGATCTCTACTCGATGGGCGTCCTGCTCTTCGAGATGCTCACCGATCGACTGCCGTACACCGACGACACGCCGACCAAGGTCGTGCTGCGGCACATCCACGATCCGGTGCCCGATCCGCGCGTGATCGCGCCGCAGCGCCGCATCCCGGATCAGCTCGCCGAGCTCACGATCCGATCGCTCGCGAAGGCACCGGGCAAGCGCTTCCAGAGCGCCGACGAGATGGACGACGCGGTCCGTCGCGCCGAGGAGTCGCTCGAGACGCGCCACGTCAGCATGATCGAGTGCCCGACGTGCGGGCACATGAACCCGATGACGGTGCGCTTCTGCGGGGAGTGCGGCACGCGCCTCACCGGCATCGTCACGATCCCGCCGTCGGCGCGTCCCGATCGCGCCGGCACCCAGGCCCCGCCGCAGCCCGCGCCGGCTCGCGGCTCGGTGCAGCCCGCGGCGACGCGGCGTCCGCTCGTCGGTCGTGATGCCGAGCTCGCGCAGCTCGCGAACCTGCGCACGCTCGTCACCGAGCGCCCGGTGTGGATGCGCGTGCTCGGCGAGCCGGGCGTCGGCAAGACGCGGCTGCTCTCGGAGCTCGCGCTGCTCGCGTCGGGCTCGGGCGATCAGGTCGTGATGTCGGGCCCGCATCCGAGCGGCGCGCCCGCGCCGTACTTCGCGGTGCGCACGCTGATCGCGGGGCTGCTCGACGTCGACGAGAGCCGCCTGCCCGAGCTCGCGACCGGCGGGCTGATCTCGGATCCGCTCGCGCGCGCCGGCATCGCGGAGATCGTCGAGTCGAAGGGCCTGCCCGGGCTGCCCGGCGTGCCGCGCGCGGGCGCGGTCGCGGCGGCGCTCGCGGCGGCGGTGCGCGTCGCGGCGAGCCGTGCGCGCTCGGGCATCGTCGTCCTCGTGATCGACGATCTCACGCGCTGCGACACGCTGAGCCGCCTCGCGCTGACGCGCCTCGTCGATCTCGTGGCGCCCACGCCGACGCTGATCGTCACGAGCGGCGCGGCGATCCGCGAGCCCAGCCCGCACCCGCAGGCGATGAGCCTCGTGCTGCGCGGCCTCGACAACGAAGAGGCGCAGGACTTCCTCAACGGCACCGTGTCCGCGCCGCGCCCGGTCTCGCGCGAGCGCTCGACCGAGCCCACGCAGCGCCTGCTGCTGCCGCTCTACCTCGAGCAGGTGCGCGCGCTGGGGAAGGACGGCCACGACGAGACGCTCCCGCCGCGCCTCGCCGACGCGGTGATGGCGCGCCTCGAGCGACTCGATCTCCCGTCGCGCCGCTTGCTCCAGGCGGTCTCGGTGCTCGGCGACTCGTGCCCGATCGAGTGGCTGCGCGAGGTCGCGCAGGCCGGTGACCTCGCGGCGATCGAGACGCTCACGCGGCTCGGTCTGCTCTTCACGATCTCCGATCGTGTCGAGGTCGTGCACCCCTTCGTGCGCGATCTCGTGGAGGCATCGATCCCCGCCGAGGCCCGCAAGGAGCTGCACGCGCGTGCGCTGCAGGTCGCGGCGGGCAACGGCGCGGTCCTCGAGGTGCGCGCCGAGCACGCGTTCAAGGCGGGCGAGCCGATGAGCGCGCTCCTGCTCCTCGAGCGCATGGGCGACGCCGCGATGCTCCGTGGCGACGCGATGGCCGCGACGCTCGCGTTCCGGCGCGGCCTCGATCTCGCGCGCCGCGAGCTCCTGCTCTCCGGCGACCTCTCGCTCGATCGCGCGCTCGTCACCTTCAGCCGCAAGCTGGGCGAGGCGCTCGAGGCGCACGGCGATCTCGCGGGCGCCGACGGCGTGCTGCGCGAGGCGCTCGAGCTCGCGGGGCCGCGCAACAAGGAGCGCGCGCGCATGTTGCTCGTGCTCGGCCGCGTCGCGATCAAGCGCGAGCGGCGGCGCGATGCCCAGCGCCTGCTCGGTCAGGCGATCGAGAGCGCGACCGCGAACGACGATCCGCGCTGCGAGGCCGAGGTGCAGCTCAACCTCGCGCGCCTGCGCCGCGAGGAGGGCGACGCGGTCGCCGCGGCGAACACGTTCCGCAAGGCGTGCGAGCTGCTCGCGACGGACAAGAGCGCGGATCGCGAGAGCGCGCTCGCGAGCTCGCAGCTCGAGTACGCGGAGACGCTCGTCGAGATCGGCGATGCCGACCTCGCGTCCCAGCACCTCGACTCGGCGCTGCG